tcttagttaaatattaacgTACAGTTAACGCTACGAAAGTCACTAAAGAAATATACCATATGTAAGAGCGGCCATACACAGGCAGCATTCATAATCGACTGCTACATGCTGGGACTGTATTATGAAACTAGAATCTTCCTTTCTttgtcatataggtacgagaTAGAAGAGGTCCGTGTACGTAATTAAACGATCATGTAAGGGCTGCCAATTCTAGTATCTGGGGCCACAGGAGTACCCCCGCCAAGTCGATGTTTTATACTCAAAGTTGACTCGTTTCGGCTTCGCAGAGCCACCTCTGTAGCTACTGTACAGTTGGCGTCAACGAAATAGTTTCGGACGATAATGGCTCTATCTGCTACAATACCGTCCTATAACCTATTGGGCGCGAAATGATAAAGTACCAGCAAATCACGTTCTCACACGTTCTCGCCTTCGTGTCTACGTACGTTCAAGTGCAGTGCACTGACTTGACGCGTACTTActatatacatatctattaCAGACATCTTTTCTGATAGAATCTTTTAATGGGAAAATAGAGGAAAAATCGCCCTTTATTAGGCTCTCGAGTAACTCGTAATCCCGCACTACGAAATCACCGCGCGATTatgtgtaatatttataaaaattgtaaGAAGCTGCACACACTCAATTTCCATAGGTATGTCACAAAATTCTGCGCGCAATATCGCATTGCTGAGTTATCCTTATTTCTTGAGAGAAAGATAAAGATAGGTACAAGTTTACGAGATAGAAAGAAAGGTCCTTAATTTAGGTCGCAGCGAagtgcgagctgaattgcacttcaTGGCGTTGTTACAAGAGTCGTTTTTTAAACGTCTTTGTGATCCTTCTGTACTTGGAAGGTTCTATTAAGTGTTCTGTGGTAATATTCTGAGGTGTGCGTCCCACAGGCGTTGAATCAGTTTGAGAGTCAGTCGAAGACGAGGTCCACACCGCCCGGACCCGGCAACCCCGGCATGAGAGGCCCACACCCGGGGGGCATGCCTGGCCCACATCCTGGAGGTAGATAttgatatttctttttttaaccaTATGATCTATAGAACGCATTTGAATTCAGAAACTCTTAAATCGAGACagacgccccgcgcacccgcacagcctccacgCTAATCCagagcgggcgagcgcgggtgacgtgcggggcgtccccccgcctcatccccgattgcgatctcgacctgtcgcgtactaaaggtACATGAAGCTTTCGTAAAACTGCCATTAGACGATCGAAGACGACGAATGAAAAAGTAAGGTTACCCAATGGTCACTGTATGATAGCTAATGCGTAGAACTTATAGAGcggcactttgacttagctcagattTATGTAGAGACATAACCCCGTCTCGTttcaactctgtcttaagtctgagcaaagtcaaagtatgttCTATGTACATATAACTTACCTATATCTCTCCCTGATTCTCTTTAAAATAGtgcttaaaaaaatagatagtcTGTAGGGTTGCGACTTGCCAGCTAATTACCTAGTAACACAGAGAATTTAACCTCAAGATATACAAGTatgcatatacaaggttttgcatgaaaacaaaatcttaaAATGCGGGGGGGCAGGAAAGTTAGGAAGTTAGTTAGGAAATGAATCTCAATAGGTAACTCAGTATTTATTTCCTAAGCAGAGTTGTTTACAATTATTTATGTgcctttaattaatttgaaaggCTCTGAAATTTTATAGAACGCCATCGGCGCGGCGCGCTGGATTAATAATCTtaacattttataaatacaGCTGATATAACTTTCCATTAATTCATAGAATTCTTTGGTGGCGGACCAAACGGGCCGGGACCAAATGGCCCACGCATGATGATGCCTGGGCCAGGCCCGCATCATCAGCTGCGAGGGCCTCCACCCGGGCCCCATGGCCCCCCACCACACCACATGCAGCAGCATCAAGGCCCCCCACCACACCATATGCCGCCTCATCAGGGCCCTCCTCCGCACCAGGGGCCCCCACAACACAGGCCACCGATGCAGGTGAGACCACTTCTCACTCcactaattttgacgaaaatgtaaaatatttaattcatCTGCCATTTTATGTTTTTGACAAGTAAAGATCTACCACCATATCAGAAAGCAGATACTACtgtgaagaaccagcaagaaactctgcagTTGCTCATTTCATAAGGCAATATGTTACGTTTGATTATGAGCTAAAAAGTTTCTTTATGGTATATTTTAACCTTCTTGAATCTATTTTTGTGTATAAAACTGATTGACAGAACACAACCTAAATTAGTGGATCTATATACTTGAAATTTTTCCATAGTACAACATACTCaccaagaaataatttttacgcggacgaagtcgtgggagtcagatattattatccatactaatattataaatgcgaaagtgtgtctgtctgtttgtctgctagcctttcacggcccaaccgttcaaccaattttgacgaaatttggtaccgatatagcttgcatcccgcggaaggacataggctactttttatcccggaaaatcaaagagctcccacgggattttgaaaaacctatatccacgcggacgaagtcgcgggcatcatctagtaatacaataaaacaGTTAAGTAGTGGTAGTAACAGAAAACTATCTTTAGTTCCAAGGGCCGCCACAAATGCAACGCGCCCCCGGAGGCCCTCCCGGAGGTCCAAGAGGGGGCCCCGACTGGCCGAGGCCCCACCACATGCCGGCCCCTGCTCCGCAATACGGACCCCCGCAACACCAGATGCCGCACCAAATGCCTCCGCCGTCACCGCATGGGGTATGTATACTTATTATGATCCTATACGGTTCAtacacataaaaataagtattgtttaaaaatatgaGGCATTTAATTAGATAAcagaaaacattgtgaaaaggatagcactatttAAGACCCGTCACTTTAGAAATTGATTCAATAGTACCATTGTTTCTGTCAATCACGCATGTGTGCGGCGGGGGGACCTTAAAATTTTCAGGTTTTTTGACATGTCACAAGCCAGGCGGGGTAGAAACGTCTTTAGTATTTAAAGAGAGAAATACATTATAAAATTTGCCTTCCAGTGTTATTTTACTAGTGGAGGGTCATGTTTTGGGTTATGccacagaattctaaataagGTAAATATAGGAATggttccaacgctgcgctttcctgTGCTAGGTCGCCGTTCTACCATTTTGGtacgtttatcggtttttcaaactacgTGACCTGCCCCTTGcctcttcagcttcgcaacccgcagCTATGTTGTtgctctcctacggatctcctaatttctgatctggtagagttaactccaagcataactttctctatcgcccgctgagtgactgagctttcttacgaggcccatagttagcgaccatgtctcagatccgtatgtcatgactcatgagtgGCACACATTGAATGTATACCTATTGTGAATTCTGTGGTTATTGCGAACGCAGGGTGCGGGCGGCCGCGGCGGGCCCGGCGAGTGGGGCGACGAGATGCCGCGCACGCACCCGCCGCACGCGCACGGCCCGCCGCCGCACCACATGCCACACCACATGCCGCCGCTGTCGCCGCGCGCGGTAAGACGCACCCCACACGCAAGGTCTAAGGCCGAGATctgtagagcgtactttgaatTTGCTCAGGCTTGcgttttagttaaaacgagacagatttatgccagtgatataacgctgtctcgttttaagtgtCTTAAGTCTTGAGTGCGGTCTATAAGGGGTATGACCAATCAACACTGAGCTATGCTGCGCTGTGCTTTGCTATGCTCTATCGCTCCTCAGATTATGTGTTTAAAACTTAGCAAGGATCACGCGACAAGTGTTGGCTTGCTGGTCACGCGTTGCGCATCTCGCTCTTCCGTCTATCTCGTTTGCACTTGTGCGCATGCATCTCAGCCTATGACCTTGTCCAAAAGGGGCGAATGCGCGAATCGTTTCGCGTGAATTCATACGCGCGTTGGCGAGGTACCTACTGGGCGACATCGCGTCCACAAGCATCGCGCGAATTTGAAATACGCGCGTAGTACGCCAGACTGTCTCCTTTAAGCGCGTCGCAAATGCCATTTGAGACACTAAAGACTCGCGTCCAGTTTAGGCGCGAACTTCAGAGCGAGTTCACGGGCGCGTTGCACGCATATTCTGGACGCAACGTACGCGCGTAAACGCGCGAAACGATTCGCTTTTAATTCGCGCTTTCTGTACTGAATGAGACGGCAAGCGAAACTCCGCAAACTGCGTACAGTACTCCAAGTTTTTCTCCCAACTTTTAAATCTGTTGGCACTTGAATCCACAACTTATTCGGTGTTTTTACACTGGTATTCCCACATGCAGGCACATTGCACACGAATGAAAAGGCAAGTTACTCATTTTAAATTGCAAAAAATATGTACTTCTTCATGTACTCTTTCACTAAGAAAATTCCTTTTGACAAAGTGACGTCATCACGGTTCATGAACTTTACAAGATGGCGGGCAGCGTTTTCGCGGTAAAAATagaaaatgcaaaatttaaatgcgtttttattgcacttatcgatcgaataaaatttttgtaaattttttggtggCTTATTATCaccttaggatcaaattaaaacacttttcaaaaaatggtaaaataccctattataaaaatatcaaaagtacggaacagTATGTTTTGGTTGTAGCCGCCCGGGCAAGGCATGCCGCCGCCTCATCACCAGATGCCGCCGCACCAGCAGGGCCCGCCCAGGGGACCCGCGCCGATGCCGCAACATCCAGGTTAGTACTAGCTGAGTTgttattttaaaagcttttatttaacttgcaATGTATGTAACTACTAGataatgccagcgacttcgtccgcgtcgatttagattttttaaaatcccgtgggaactctttaattttccgggataaaaagtagcctatgtccttccccgggatgtaagttaactctacaaaattttataagAATCGGATGAACGTCAAACGGTTGCactgttacgacgtgattgaaggacaaaccaacaaacaaaaacactttcacatttataatatgggtactgattttaaataaaccatttaaaaaaaaattattattaacgtacaagaaagaaaaattacataatataataggtagcacgcattgtaaaaaaccacagaggtttgaccctcaatgcgtacgtctgcgcattacatcatgcctacttatatcattataaaaaatataaataaataatttgatttgattggaTTTGATTTAAAATGCCCAGTGTCCCTACAAGGTCCAGTCCCAGTGTCCAGTGTTTCATTATCTGAAGGTTTAACTGCACACATAGTATAAATCGTCGTATGGTACAGGCGGGGCTCCAGCGCCGCACGTGAACCCGGCGTTCTTCAACCAGCAGCCGCCCGTGCAGCCTGCACCTGCAGTACAGCCGCCGCCGCAGCCTGCGCCCCCCGGTAATTACTACTTGACCTTTAaaaagtcgggggttcgatcccgggcacgcacctctaacttttcgaagttatatgttttaattaattaaatatcacttgctttaacattgaaggaaaacatcgtgaggaaacctgcatgcctgagagttctccgtaatgttctcaaaggtgtgtgaagtctaccaaatcCGCACATGGTGTGGGTTGGTAGaccgggttttttaaaaatcccgagggaactttttgattttccgagataaaaaccACTcttgtgtcactctccaggtatttatctatacacatgcaaaaaatcacgtcaatccgttgcaccgttgcgacgtgattgaaggacaaaccaacaaacaaacactttcgcatttataataagggtactgatttattatACATGTCGAGTTGTGCCACCATACCGGTATCATACAGTATGGTTAGAGACATTAGTGGAGTGGCGTGTCGTTGTTTCTCTCTaatcatacaaaatgtatgaaagCGATATTATGCTTCTGACGCATTACAACCCAACACGCCACATAGTTCTGGCCTTAAACTAAACTGGTGTCCCGCCAGGACCAGGCGCGCCCTACGGTCACCCGGCGCACGGAGGCCCGCCGCCCGCCCAAGGCCCGCCGCCCGGCGCGCGTCAGCCGTACGGAAGACCACCTGCAGTATGTATATTTTCACTTCTCACGCTCTTAAAGTTCTTTATGCCGAGTAAGCGGATTAAACCTGTTTTTTATGCTCTTGGGCATAAAAATGTTATATGGAAATTTATGTAGTGCCTGAGCCTAGCGTCCTATGCTCCtatgctctcctggtactttCTAAACTACAGTTGGTGTCAGGTCAAAAGGTTTTCGACtttgaacttgcgcagtgggtgatatATTATTTGGAGTCTTGTCAAAAGTGGGTGACACAGTGGGTGATTTATAGGTAGCGGTCGCGTATCACTTTCATTTCCTCGCAAAGCAGGCGCTAAAATGAGTCTAAATCTAAAGAGCATTATTTTGAGGCTGGGTGTGGTGTTACAGAGCTACCCCGGCGGTGCCGAGGCGCGGCCCGCGCACCACCCGTCGCCGCTGGGCCCGCACGCGCCCCCGCACGCGGcgcaccccgcacacccggcgCACCCGCCACACCCCGTCATAAGCGAGGCGGAGTTCGAGGAGGTGATGGGCCGAAACCGCACCGTGTCGTCCAGCGCCATCGCACGCGCCGTCAGCGACGCGGCCGCCGGCGAGTACGCATCCGCCATCGAGACGCTGGTCACCGCCATCTCTCTCATCAAGCAGAGCAAGGTAACGAATACCCGTCAGACCCTGTGTCGGTGTGAAACAGAATGATTAGCGCTGCTTCGTTTCGATGAATTTCTTTTACGACACAAGCAATACAACGTTCAAAGAACCTCATTTGCGTCAGCAAACACAATTTTTAACTTGATGTAGAAGCAGGATTTCTAAAGTCAAAAATTATACTTTTCCCAAAATACAATTTTCCTTCCTTTATAGGTGGCACATGATGACAGATGCAAGATTCTTATCTCGTCACTCCAAGACACATTGCATGGCGTAGAGACCAAGTCATACGGGGGAGAGAGACGGCGATCGCGGTCGAGGGAGAGAGATGCGCGCGTGCACCATCGCGCGCCGCGGCGCAGGGAGCGCTCCGCGTCGCGCTACAGGGACAGGTCCCGTGACAGGGAAGAGCGTGACAGGTGAGGGTACAAGACACATTGCACGACGTAGAGACCGTGTCGTACGGGGAAGAGAGACAGCGGTTGCAGTCTAGGGAGAGGGATGCGCGCGTACACCACCGCGTGCCGCGGCGCAAGACGCATGCCGCGTTGCGCTACAGGGACAGGTTGTGTGACAGGGAAGAGCGTGACAGGTGAAGGTACAACACACATTGCAAGGTGTAGAGACCGAGTCGTACGGGTGAAAATACATAAAACATAGGCTCAAAGCACATTGCAGCAGTCGCAGCGACGCGTCTTCTTTATGATGTTACATTAGAAAATGAACTTTATCTTGATTGTATAGTGTAAAACAAAAAAGGCGCTAATGTAGGCGTCTAATTGGTTCTCATTTTTTACTTTACGTAGTGAAGATAAAGTTCAGTTTACTTCGCAACACTTTAGAAAATACGTGTCACATCACTTCGACTCCCCAGCAATGTATATTTCGGATCCTGTGGTGGTGTGCATAAGTATTAGGTTACATatttcatcataataataaataaatatgttttgatTTAAGccaaatcaataatttaatttacctatagtaatttcaattatccaaataatataaagtaatgGAAATGAAATGTAATCACTTTGATTACAGGTACAGGGAAAGGTCGAGGGAGCGTGATCGTGAACGCGACCGTGGTGATGCGTAAGCCTTATTTTCATAAATAGGCCTTATACTATGTATTACATACCTGTATATTACGACTAGAAACGATATATTgatactactagctgatgcgcgcgacttcgtccgcgtggatttgtttttaaaaaacccgtgggaactctgattttccgggataaatagtagcctatgtcactctccaggtctttaactatatccatgcaaaaaatcacgtcaatccgttgctgcGTTGctaggtgattgaaggacaaacaaacacattccgcatttataatatgggtagtgataagcACATTATTTTAGGCTCGACGCGCATTTGCCGAGTTGAAGCTATAGGACACGTCTTAAAGTTATAAAAGTGAACTTTATCTCAACTATGTATAATGTTCAAAGTGTGAAGCTAAATGCTAACTGAATGCGCGTTTTGGTTTTGATAATGTGCCTTGAGCCTTAGACCtgactttttaatttatgagACTTAAAATAAAAAGGCAGATATGTATCAATGGATTTTTCTAAAGCACGAGTTATTTTGCAtatttaactaaaataaatttttaaacgaAATATTTATCGATATCTAGTTGTAACATACaactccctccgatccttcttCCCTTTTAACTTtgcatttgttttattttttcttagtAACCCTTAGTTagctgtttttgttttttttagtaaCTTAGTGTAAGTTATTACAAATTTAATGGCCTTAAAGGCTCATGCGCCAAGCAGCATGTTGTTAGTATGAACTTAGGTGCAACGCACACCCACAGAGTAGAGTGAAATGGAGCCGTAGAGTGACATATTTCTTGATACCAACTCAATGCTTTATTCACTTTGCCCAAAGAACAATcagcttaattcgctataatctgtatggtacaacgtgaagcatgcgatatgcacccgccctcccactgctaaacatgcagaaaaAGCAACCAAGCAAGCTACACGCATGCCCAACAACCACCGCACTAGCACATATAACTTCTAAAACATATTCGATTTCAACCATGTTCCATAACATATCAAGGAACAAAACTGCTGGTCAATTCAGGAATTACAATCATAATAATTgtctgaatttatggtatttttgctGCAATAATGCATTATAGCAAATAACGATAGAGTGTCggtcaatcagaggtgattgcgatcgtcacactgtcgCTGTCAAACGACCGCGGCGAGTAGGTCGATTCTGTAAAACCTGCATCGATCATTAATACAATCGAAACTGtgatgattggctgaatttatgctattcttgttgcaacaaagcATTGCAGTCAATAATCGAACGCgcagcgagcatcaaccaatcatagGTGAGTATGATTGTGACATTCTAACTGTCATTCTACGCAATCGAGCCACATGCCCCTGCGGAGTTTAAGAtcaagttgttatcaaaaagactCGGCTTCTCTACTCTGTCGGTATGCGTCAGCGTTTAGCCTCTTTCCATTTGAATTTATGCTTTGCTGTGCTCTAATTCATCGGAATgtgtataatttaattatttattttattaaatcattTGTAATGAGtaaatataagctgtgatagcctagtggttaggacgtccgccttctaatctaaggtcgggggttcgatcccgggcactcgcctctaatttttcggagttatgtgcgttttaactaatcaaatatcacttgctttaacggtgaaggataacatcgtgaggaaacctgttctcaaagctgtgtgaagtctaccaatccgcacatggccaacgtggtagactatggccaaagtggttctctgtagtgagctggcgatgggttggtcatgatgatgatgatgagtaaatattattacttgcAGGTATTACCGGGACTACCGTGAGAGGGAACGCGACCGCTCCAGGTCCAGGGACCGGGAACGCGCAGAGCACTACAATAGGGGACATAGCCGGACGGAAGAGAGGTATGTAATAACTATTGGCGCACTTCACGACAGTCAGGAAATTTGTAATAAAACGttgaggcttcacctacactcatcatcatcatcataacccATCCacagacatccactgctggacataggtttcttgtagggacttccacacgccacggtcttgcgccgcctgaatccagtggcttcctgcgactcgtctgatgtcgtccgtcaacctagtgggggggtcttccaacgctgcgtcatCCGgggcgagatcgccattccagaaccttgggaccccaacgtttatctCTCGTTATCGCTCAGAACTGACAAAGGGAggggattttacgtattttggaagaccctccacttaATAAACgaccctttatttaataatcactgagaaataatttatttttgatgtagtcaaatacccaattgatttGTTGTAGGCCTCGCAAGTCGCCCGTGGAGCCAGTGGTGGAGAGTGGTGCCGGAGAGACCAGCACGAGCAAGAGTCGCACGGCCGCGACGCCCTACTACGACGAGCGGTACCGCGAGCGCCGCGACCGCGACCCGCCGACCGCGGACCGCGAGCGTGACCGCGAGCGCGACCACCGCCGGGACGCCAGGCATTGAGTgactgaaaaaaaaagttagcaCCATACCACTGTTCACGACAGCAAAACGTCgtggcttcgacgtcactggcaggtgtcaaatgTTTGTACATTTGAGGCTAGGTAGCCTTATTTTTCTTGGATTTCACGtctaaataatccatactaatactaataatataaatgcgaaagtgtgtctg
This portion of the Maniola hyperantus chromosome 22, iAphHyp1.2, whole genome shotgun sequence genome encodes:
- the Cpsf6 gene encoding cleavage and polyadenylation specificity factor subunit 6 isoform X3, with translation MADGGVDIDLYADDIESDFNRQDDFGGENVDLYDDVIAAPSKPEDGDGPPNSGPPQHQHPPEETNGSVPYHHNNVSSHGHHGRRFQLYIGNLTWWATDQDIANAVADIGVTDFQDVKFFENRANGQSKGFCVISLGSDQSTRMVLDRLSKKEIHGQHPVVTLPTKQALNQFESQSKTRSTPPGPGNPGMRGPHPGGMPGPHPGEFFGGGPNGPGPNGPRMMMPGPGPHHQLRGPPPGPHGPPPHHMQQHQGPPPHHMPPHQGPPPHQGPPQHRPPMQFQGPPQMQRAPGGPPGGPRGGPDWPRPHHMPAPAPQYGPPQHQMPHQMPPPSPHGGAGGRGGPGEWGDEMPRTHPPHAHGPPPHHMPHHMPPLSPRAPPGQGMPPPHHQMPPHQQGPPRGPAPMPQHPGGAPAPHVNPAFFNQQPPVQPAPAVQPPPQPAPPGPGAPYGHPAHGGPPPAQGPPPGARQPYGRPPASYPGGAEARPAHHPSPLGPHAPPHAAHPAHPAHPPHPVISEAEFEEVMGRNRTVSSSAIARAVSDAAAGEYASAIETLVTAISLIKQSKVAHDDRCKILISSLQDTLHGVETKSYGGERRRSRSRERDARVHHRAPRRRERSASRYRDRSRDREERDRYYRDYRERERDRSRSRDRERAEHYNRGHSRTEERPRKSPVEPVVESGAGETSTSKSRTAATPYYDERYRERRDRDPPTADRERDRERDHRRDARH
- the Cpsf6 gene encoding cleavage and polyadenylation specificity factor subunit 6 isoform X2, whose protein sequence is MADGGVDIDLYADDIESDFNRQDDFGGENVDLYDDVIAAPSKPEDGDGPPNSGPPQHQHPPEETNGSVPYHHNNVSSHGHHGRRFQLYIGNLTWWATDQDIANAVADIGVTDFQDVKFFENRANGQSKGFCVISLGSDQSTRMVLDRLSKKEIHGQHPVVTLPTKQALNQFESQSKTRSTPPGPGNPGMRGPHPGGMPGPHPGEFFGGGPNGPGPNGPRMMMPGPGPHHQLRGPPPGPHGPPPHHMQQHQGPPPHHMPPHQGPPPHQGPPQHRPPMQFQGPPQMQRAPGGPPGGPRGGPDWPRPHHMPAPAPQYGPPQHQMPHQMPPPSPHGGAGGRGGPGEWGDEMPRTHPPHAHGPPPHHMPHHMPPLSPRAPPGQGMPPPHHQMPPHQQGPPRGPAPMPQHPGGAPAPHVNPAFFNQQPPVQPAPAVQPPPQPAPPGAPYGHPAHGGPPPAQGPPPGARQPYGRPPASYPGGAEARPAHHPSPLGPHAPPHAAHPAHPAHPPHPVISEAEFEEVMGRNRTVSSSAIARAVSDAAAGEYASAIETLVTAISLIKQSKVAHDDRCKILISSLQDTLHGVETKSYGGERRRSRSRERDARVHHRAPRRRERSASRYRDRSRDREERDRYRERSRERDRERDRGDAYYRDYRERERDRSRSRDRERAEHYNRGHSRTEERPRKSPVEPVVESGAGETSTSKSRTAATPYYDERYRERRDRDPPTADRERDRERDHRRDARH
- the Cpsf6 gene encoding cleavage and polyadenylation specificity factor subunit 6 isoform X4, which produces MADGGVDIDLYADDIESDFNRQDDFGGENVDLYDDVIAAPSKPEDGDGPPNSGPPQHQHPPEETNGSVPYHHNNVSSHGHHGRRFQLYIGNLTWWATDQDIANAVADIGVTDFQDVKFFENRANGQSKGFCVISLGSDQSTRMVLDRLSKKEIHGQHPVVTLPTKQALNQFESQSKTRSTPPGPGNPGMRGPHPGGMPGPHPGEFFGGGPNGPGPNGPRMMMPGPGPHHQLRGPPPGPHGPPPHHMQQHQGPPPHHMPPHQGPPPHQGPPQHRPPMQFQGPPQMQRAPGGPPGGPRGGPDWPRPHHMPAPAPQYGPPQHQMPHQMPPPSPHGPPGQGMPPPHHQMPPHQQGPPRGPAPMPQHPGGAPAPHVNPAFFNQQPPVQPAPAVQPPPQPAPPGPGAPYGHPAHGGPPPAQGPPPGARQPYGRPPASYPGGAEARPAHHPSPLGPHAPPHAAHPAHPAHPPHPVISEAEFEEVMGRNRTVSSSAIARAVSDAAAGEYASAIETLVTAISLIKQSKVAHDDRCKILISSLQDTLHGVETKSYGGERRRSRSRERDARVHHRAPRRRERSASRYRDRSRDREERDRYRERSRERDRERDRGDAYYRDYRERERDRSRSRDRERAEHYNRGHSRTEERPRKSPVEPVVESGAGETSTSKSRTAATPYYDERYRERRDRDPPTADRERDRERDHRRDARH
- the Cpsf6 gene encoding cleavage and polyadenylation specificity factor subunit 6 isoform X1, whose translation is MADGGVDIDLYADDIESDFNRQDDFGGENVDLYDDVIAAPSKPEDGDGPPNSGPPQHQHPPEETNGSVPYHHNNVSSHGHHGRRFQLYIGNLTWWATDQDIANAVADIGVTDFQDVKFFENRANGQSKGFCVISLGSDQSTRMVLDRLSKKEIHGQHPVVTLPTKQALNQFESQSKTRSTPPGPGNPGMRGPHPGGMPGPHPGEFFGGGPNGPGPNGPRMMMPGPGPHHQLRGPPPGPHGPPPHHMQQHQGPPPHHMPPHQGPPPHQGPPQHRPPMQFQGPPQMQRAPGGPPGGPRGGPDWPRPHHMPAPAPQYGPPQHQMPHQMPPPSPHGGAGGRGGPGEWGDEMPRTHPPHAHGPPPHHMPHHMPPLSPRAPPGQGMPPPHHQMPPHQQGPPRGPAPMPQHPGGAPAPHVNPAFFNQQPPVQPAPAVQPPPQPAPPGPGAPYGHPAHGGPPPAQGPPPGARQPYGRPPASYPGGAEARPAHHPSPLGPHAPPHAAHPAHPAHPPHPVISEAEFEEVMGRNRTVSSSAIARAVSDAAAGEYASAIETLVTAISLIKQSKVAHDDRCKILISSLQDTLHGVETKSYGGERRRSRSRERDARVHHRAPRRRERSASRYRDRSRDREERDRYRERSRERDRERDRGDAYYRDYRERERDRSRSRDRERAEHYNRGHSRTEERPRKSPVEPVVESGAGETSTSKSRTAATPYYDERYRERRDRDPPTADRERDRERDHRRDARH
- the Cpsf6 gene encoding cleavage and polyadenylation specificity factor subunit 6 isoform X5, whose amino-acid sequence is MADGGVDIDLYADDIESDFNRQDDFGGENVDLYDDVIAAPSKPEDGDGPPNSGPPQHQHPPEETNGSVPYHHNNVSSHGHHGRRFQLYIGNLTWWATDQDIANAVADIGVTDFQDVKFFENRANGQSKGFCVISLGSDQSTRMVLDRLSKKEIHGQHPVVTLPTKQALNQFESQSKTRSTPPGPGNPGMRGPHPGGMPGPHPGEFFGGGPNGPGPNGPRMMMPGPGPHHQLRGPPPGPHGPPPHHMQQHQGPPPHHMPPHQGPPPHQGPPQHRPPMQFQGPPQMQRAPGGPPGGPRGGPDWPRPHHMPAPAPQYGPPQHQMPHQMPPPSPHGPPGQGMPPPHHQMPPHQQGPPRGPAPMPQHPGGAPAPHVNPAFFNQQPPVQPAPAVQPPPQPAPPGPGAPYGHPAHGGPPPAQGPPPGARQPYGRPPASYPGGAEARPAHHPSPLGPHAPPHAAHPAHPAHPPHPVISEAEFEEVMGRNRTVSSSAIARAVSDAAAGEYASAIETLVTAISLIKQSKVAHDDRCKILISSLQDTLHGVETKSYGGERRRSRSRERDARVHHRAPRRRERSASRYRDRSRDREERDRYYRDYRERERDRSRSRDRERAEHYNRGHSRTEERPRKSPVEPVVESGAGETSTSKSRTAATPYYDERYRERRDRDPPTADRERDRERDHRRDARH